In Fodinibius saliphilus, a genomic segment contains:
- the recB gene encoding exodeoxyribonuclease V subunit beta gives MKLLKPFEVAFSGINLVEASAGTGKTYNITSLYIRALIEQDISVGKILVVTYTEAATKELKDRLLDRIRESIAVLKTGNVEDESDQFLTELLGQVIDRQQAIAKLEQAVRMFDEASVYTIHGFCYQALQEQAFESGAMYDAEMIGDDSELVQEAVDDYWRSWVAEVSENPHKEPLLKLLDDKGVGPESLAKELGSYIGKPYLEILPGEIDDEGLDLQLQQFNELHREMKAIWEDQRSVIVELLSRDEMSNYRSDWLSGWLASMDAIFESETPSVNIFEKFERFTKSYIDEKGLKKSASQEPPQHPFFKLAEDYSELASKFEDFDIIFKKKLLAYLREELNQKKEELQVLSYDDLLLRLRNALLKEDRGAKLAARLREKYPIAMVDEFQDTDPNQYDIFRRIYKDSTGALFMIGDPKQSIYSFRGADVYSYIKAREDAPKENRYRLDRNFRSTPDLLRGLNAFWGGHENPFVVGDDIAYQKVEWGWPEKKYDMLKEHGRVRPPIRFRRLSEPGQDQMTKESAKEQVAEDTADEIYRLLEGAKKGDIIIGDRPLQAKDIAVLVRRHKQADLISEALQERDIKSVRHSDKSVFESEEAAQLTQLLKAVAEPANETLVKTALALPLTSYSTEELYAIEDDEEQWVKVLQQFADWHKRWQQEGFAAMYRSLLAELQVTEHSIKYPDGERRLTNLLHLGELLQEEAQHRKEGTRSLLHWLVRKRKENSANTSDEEQLRLESDEELVKIVTMHKSKGLQYPVVFCPFLWHGPRISDSGQPLVYHRPDETETTYLDLHGKSDDNRAEKRFYAQREEQAESLRLAYVAMTRAQQCLYLTWQFAKAAEFSSLGYLLQDLQQADALLKKKVKYGPKVEWSGDQMHHRIEKLCTRYPQLFTLKQEPEVTESPQLEFPGLDNAKPRLKARTFDRDRPLTTSYRVSSFSSLTSITEEDDPDMPDYDQYIDEPAAAPEQENEEKNIFTFPKGPQPGTCIHNIFEDEDTDFARPQEAGAVIRKNLQTFGIDTNWEEVVTEMLQTVVEKPLLETDSTLCLSALESRQMIPEMEFYYQNDHIEAQKLLSIIRANGHSAGGSGRAESGYLKGFIDLTFEYSGKYYLLDYKTNYLGDSVKDYSREHLREEMQEASYDLQYHIYTVALHRFLSKRLPGYSYEQHFGGAFYLFLRGMNPQGNEGIFYDKPAAETIEQLNTYIRGGEDE, from the coding sequence ATGAAACTGCTAAAACCATTTGAAGTCGCATTTTCGGGTATCAATCTCGTTGAAGCCAGTGCCGGCACGGGCAAGACCTATAATATAACTTCCCTCTATATCCGGGCGCTCATCGAGCAGGATATCAGCGTGGGCAAAATACTGGTAGTTACCTATACCGAAGCGGCCACCAAAGAGCTAAAGGATCGACTGCTCGATCGTATCCGGGAATCCATTGCTGTACTTAAAACCGGGAACGTGGAGGATGAGTCCGACCAGTTTTTAACAGAGCTGCTGGGGCAGGTGATCGACCGGCAGCAGGCAATCGCCAAGCTGGAACAGGCCGTTCGTATGTTTGATGAGGCCTCGGTCTATACCATTCACGGCTTCTGTTACCAGGCGCTGCAGGAGCAGGCTTTTGAGAGCGGTGCCATGTACGATGCCGAGATGATCGGAGACGACTCGGAGCTGGTGCAGGAAGCAGTGGACGATTACTGGCGCAGCTGGGTGGCCGAGGTCTCTGAAAATCCCCATAAAGAACCGCTGCTAAAGTTATTGGACGATAAAGGGGTGGGGCCGGAGTCCCTGGCCAAAGAGCTGGGCAGCTATATCGGTAAACCGTATCTGGAAATTTTACCCGGGGAGATCGACGATGAAGGGTTGGATCTGCAGCTGCAGCAGTTTAATGAGCTCCACAGGGAGATGAAGGCGATCTGGGAAGATCAGCGTTCGGTTATTGTAGAGCTGCTGAGTCGCGACGAGATGAGCAATTATCGTTCGGACTGGTTATCAGGCTGGCTCGCCAGTATGGATGCCATTTTTGAATCTGAGACGCCTTCTGTGAATATTTTCGAGAAATTTGAGCGCTTCACCAAGAGCTATATCGATGAGAAGGGATTAAAGAAATCGGCCAGCCAAGAACCGCCGCAGCACCCGTTTTTTAAGCTGGCTGAGGACTATAGCGAGCTCGCTTCCAAATTTGAAGATTTCGATATCATCTTTAAGAAAAAGTTGCTGGCCTACCTGCGCGAAGAGCTCAATCAAAAGAAAGAGGAGCTGCAGGTGCTCTCCTACGATGATCTTTTGCTGCGGCTGCGCAATGCTCTGCTCAAAGAGGATCGGGGAGCGAAGCTGGCGGCCAGGCTGCGGGAGAAATATCCCATCGCGATGGTCGATGAGTTCCAGGATACCGATCCCAACCAGTACGATATTTTCAGGCGTATCTATAAAGACAGCACAGGGGCGCTGTTTATGATCGGGGACCCCAAGCAGTCGATCTACAGCTTTCGCGGGGCCGATGTCTACTCCTATATCAAAGCGCGCGAAGACGCCCCCAAAGAAAATCGCTATCGACTGGATCGCAACTTCCGCTCAACGCCCGACCTGCTGCGCGGACTCAACGCTTTCTGGGGCGGACATGAAAATCCCTTTGTGGTGGGCGATGATATCGCCTATCAAAAGGTAGAGTGGGGGTGGCCCGAGAAAAAGTATGATATGCTCAAAGAACACGGTCGGGTGCGACCGCCCATCCGTTTCCGACGTCTCTCGGAGCCCGGGCAGGATCAGATGACAAAAGAATCTGCCAAAGAACAGGTGGCCGAAGATACCGCCGATGAGATCTACCGCCTGCTGGAGGGCGCCAAGAAAGGCGATATTATTATAGGCGACCGACCGCTGCAGGCCAAAGATATCGCGGTACTCGTTCGCCGCCACAAGCAGGCCGACCTGATCAGCGAAGCGCTACAAGAGCGCGATATCAAAAGTGTACGTCACAGCGATAAAAGTGTATTTGAAAGTGAGGAAGCCGCCCAGCTTACCCAGCTCCTGAAAGCGGTAGCGGAACCGGCGAATGAAACACTGGTGAAAACAGCCCTGGCGTTACCACTCACAAGCTATTCTACAGAAGAACTTTATGCCATCGAAGATGATGAAGAGCAGTGGGTAAAGGTACTGCAGCAATTTGCGGATTGGCACAAAAGGTGGCAGCAAGAAGGGTTTGCGGCTATGTACCGATCGCTGCTGGCAGAGCTGCAGGTAACAGAGCACAGTATCAAATATCCCGATGGGGAACGGCGACTTACTAACCTGCTTCACCTGGGTGAGTTACTGCAAGAGGAGGCACAGCATCGCAAAGAAGGCACCCGAAGCCTGCTGCACTGGCTGGTTCGCAAGCGCAAAGAAAATAGTGCTAATACAAGCGATGAGGAGCAGCTGCGGCTGGAAAGTGACGAGGAACTGGTCAAAATTGTGACGATGCACAAAAGTAAGGGCCTGCAGTATCCCGTGGTCTTTTGTCCCTTTTTATGGCACGGACCGCGCATATCTGACAGCGGACAGCCGCTGGTATACCATCGTCCCGATGAAACAGAAACCACCTACCTGGATCTGCACGGCAAATCTGACGATAATCGCGCAGAAAAACGTTTTTATGCACAGCGAGAAGAGCAGGCCGAAAGCCTGCGGCTGGCGTATGTTGCTATGACCCGCGCCCAGCAATGTCTCTACCTCACCTGGCAATTTGCCAAGGCTGCTGAATTTTCATCCCTGGGTTACCTGCTGCAAGATCTGCAACAGGCCGATGCACTGCTCAAGAAAAAAGTAAAATACGGGCCCAAGGTGGAATGGTCGGGCGACCAGATGCATCACCGTATCGAAAAACTGTGTACCCGTTATCCCCAGCTGTTTACGCTCAAGCAGGAGCCTGAGGTTACCGAAAGTCCACAGCTCGAATTCCCGGGACTCGACAACGCCAAGCCCAGGCTCAAAGCACGAACCTTTGACCGTGATCGTCCGCTCACAACCAGCTACCGGGTGTCAAGCTTCTCATCACTGACCAGCATTACAGAAGAGGACGATCCCGACATGCCCGACTATGACCAGTATATCGATGAGCCTGCGGCCGCTCCCGAACAGGAGAATGAAGAGAAGAACATTTTTACCTTTCCCAAAGGGCCGCAGCCCGGAACCTGTATCCACAATATTTTTGAGGATGAGGATACCGACTTTGCCCGTCCCCAAGAGGCCGGTGCGGTGATACGGAAAAACCTGCAGACCTTTGGCATCGATACCAACTGGGAAGAGGTGGTAACAGAAATGCTGCAGACGGTGGTAGAAAAGCCGCTGTTGGAAACCGACAGTACGCTTTGCCTGTCGGCCCTGGAATCCCGGCAGATGATTCCCGAGATGGAGTTTTATTATCAGAACGATCATATCGAGGCGCAAAAGCTGCTTTCTATTATACGCGCCAATGGACATTCAGCAGGCGGAAGCGGACGGGCTGAATCGGGCTACCTCAAAGGGTTTATCGACCTTACCTTTGAATACAGCGGTAAATACTACCTGCTGGATTATAAAACAAACTACCTGGGCGACTCGGTTAAAGACTATAGCCGGGAGCACCTCCGTGAGGAGATGCAGGAGGCCTCTTACGATCTACAGTATCACATTTATACCGTAGCACTGCATCGTTTTCTCAGCAAAAGACTGCCGGGCTACTCCTACGAGCAGCATTTCGGCGGTGCATTCTATCTCTTTCTGCGGGGCATGAATCCGCAAGGCAATGAAGGCATTTTCTATGATAAACCTGCAGCAGAAACGATTGAACAGCTCAATACCTATATCCGGGGAGGGGAAGATGAATAA
- the recC gene encoding exodeoxyribonuclease V subunit gamma, which produces MLNFFYGSELEPLAKRLCAEMEEHPPANPLAPEIFVVQNHGIGQWLSLYLADRDGIAANMEFEFPSERIWKLIRSIDDDIPQDLPSDRGPMTWSLVELFEDQELLEDFPRLRHYISDEDPGQRAMRSWKLASKIADVFDQYLIYRPGMINSWEQQKLSSTSLEAEGWQMQLWNRLTAHWKEYYDGQWLHRAELQQQLIEHIENGTLPSEELPDRITVFGVSTASPAFIETLVKLSKRTEVYFYHLTVDPAKKESDAFVNPLLQSMTTEGAGFMKQFSAAVRSDTEIKKNVNWEEVTATEEPGQSVITAIQSDLKEDSPLLGRNLKVPAADTTVQVHSCHSPMREIEVLYDQLLALLDRHPDLHPNDILIMTPDIETYAPMIEAIFGTPDEGQPAIPYAIADRGVEGGRPAIEAFQKILELSDSRFKITDVLDLLDSDPIQEAFGYGEEELNRLEQWISDNNIRWGIDGSSKEQMGLPPSNHFTWQAGLQRILLGYMMRSSDDELYHNIYAYGEVESSDDAALAGTFSRLLNQLFDFQGRCRDARTPEEWQKPLESLVDTFLPDNRDYFRQVSQIRDAISSLTEETKLGGCNKQLPFAIVRRWLVDQLDEQTTGGGRIGRGVTFSSLMPMRSIPFEVIGMIGMNEGSFPRSKIPIEFDLMHLDPQPGDPVQSEEDRYLFLENLLSVRNTLYFSYVGQSNRQDTEFPPSVVLKEFLDYLQEYYGLRAGNLLTRHRLQPFSPRYFEGDQYFSYSRSQLKLSQSLAEGKENDTAFFEKGLGEADPDRKQCSINDLISLFQHPAEYLLRNRLGIYLREEDIITENREPFELDKLGQYQVGQQLLQRFLKEQSLESYEQVMRARDMLPEGWTGEQAFQQKTREVETFGMEIQERLDEQPLPDIEGSLQINDFRITGTLSNIYRGGQMNYRFGKARPKDKVGWWIRHLLFQQLKPDDHPGNSMFFSWNKGSFEEHRLQAVDDSHKILQELLDLYWQGLQQPLPIFCKSSYAYAKAVLQDDKEEEEGISKAIKKWEPIDTPSFYMPGEGDDPYNKLVTGREHPFDEPRFAEYSRSLWAPYFEALIPGEG; this is translated from the coding sequence ATGCTCAATTTTTTTTACGGATCAGAATTAGAACCACTGGCCAAGCGGCTTTGTGCCGAGATGGAGGAACATCCACCGGCAAATCCGCTGGCGCCGGAGATTTTTGTGGTTCAGAATCACGGCATCGGGCAGTGGCTGTCGCTCTACCTGGCCGACCGCGACGGTATCGCCGCCAATATGGAGTTCGAATTTCCCTCCGAGCGCATCTGGAAACTTATCCGCAGTATCGATGACGATATTCCGCAGGACCTGCCTTCCGACCGCGGACCCATGACTTGGAGCCTGGTCGAGCTTTTTGAAGATCAAGAGCTGCTGGAGGATTTTCCGCGGCTGCGTCACTATATCAGCGATGAAGATCCCGGACAGCGGGCCATGCGCAGCTGGAAGCTCGCCTCCAAAATTGCCGACGTTTTTGACCAGTACCTTATTTATCGTCCCGGCATGATCAACAGCTGGGAGCAGCAGAAGCTGAGCAGTACCAGTCTGGAGGCCGAAGGCTGGCAGATGCAGCTTTGGAACCGGCTCACCGCCCACTGGAAGGAATATTATGACGGCCAATGGCTGCACCGGGCCGAGCTGCAGCAACAGCTCATCGAACATATCGAAAACGGCACGCTGCCCTCCGAAGAACTGCCCGACCGCATCACCGTCTTTGGCGTCTCCACCGCCTCACCCGCATTCATTGAAACCTTGGTGAAGCTCTCAAAACGAACAGAAGTCTACTTTTATCATCTTACCGTTGATCCGGCCAAAAAAGAAAGCGATGCTTTTGTTAATCCTTTACTACAGTCGATGACTACCGAAGGGGCCGGCTTTATGAAGCAGTTTTCAGCAGCGGTGCGCTCGGACACTGAGATCAAGAAAAATGTGAATTGGGAAGAGGTCACTGCCACAGAGGAGCCCGGGCAGTCGGTGATAACTGCCATTCAGTCTGACCTTAAGGAAGACAGTCCGCTGTTGGGACGCAACCTGAAAGTGCCTGCCGCTGATACTACCGTGCAGGTGCACTCCTGCCACAGCCCCATGCGCGAGATAGAGGTGCTCTACGACCAGCTGCTGGCCCTGTTGGATCGCCATCCGGATCTCCATCCCAATGACATATTAATAATGACGCCCGATATTGAGACCTACGCGCCCATGATAGAGGCGATCTTTGGCACGCCCGACGAAGGGCAGCCCGCTATTCCATACGCTATTGCCGATCGCGGCGTCGAAGGGGGGCGTCCGGCTATCGAGGCATTCCAGAAGATCCTGGAGCTTAGCGACAGCCGCTTCAAGATCACCGACGTGCTCGACCTCCTCGATTCCGATCCCATACAGGAAGCCTTTGGCTACGGCGAAGAAGAACTTAACCGGCTGGAGCAGTGGATCAGCGATAACAATATTCGCTGGGGTATAGATGGCAGCAGTAAAGAACAGATGGGGCTGCCCCCAAGCAATCACTTTACCTGGCAGGCGGGCTTACAGCGTATTTTGTTGGGATATATGATGCGGTCTTCCGATGACGAGCTCTATCATAATATCTACGCCTATGGTGAGGTGGAGAGTTCAGACGACGCGGCCCTGGCCGGCACTTTTTCGCGGCTGCTCAATCAGCTTTTTGATTTCCAGGGGCGGTGCCGGGATGCCCGGACGCCCGAAGAGTGGCAGAAGCCGTTGGAGTCCCTGGTCGATACCTTTCTGCCCGATAACAGAGACTATTTCCGCCAGGTGTCACAGATTCGTGATGCCATAAGCAGTCTCACCGAGGAGACCAAGCTCGGTGGCTGTAACAAGCAGCTGCCTTTTGCTATCGTCCGCCGATGGCTCGTTGACCAGCTCGACGAGCAGACCACCGGTGGGGGACGCATAGGCCGCGGGGTTACCTTTAGCTCGCTGATGCCGATGCGCTCCATTCCTTTTGAAGTCATCGGGATGATCGGGATGAATGAAGGCAGCTTTCCGCGATCGAAAATTCCTATTGAATTCGACCTTATGCACCTTGATCCGCAGCCGGGCGACCCGGTACAATCGGAAGAGGATCGGTATCTCTTCCTGGAAAACCTGCTATCGGTCCGTAACACCCTTTATTTCAGTTACGTGGGACAGAGCAATCGTCAGGATACGGAGTTCCCGCCGTCGGTGGTCCTCAAAGAGTTTCTGGATTACCTGCAGGAGTACTATGGACTGCGAGCCGGAAACCTGCTCACCAGGCATCGCCTGCAGCCTTTTAGCCCTCGCTACTTTGAAGGAGATCAATATTTTAGCTATTCCCGCTCGCAGCTGAAGCTGAGCCAAAGCCTGGCCGAAGGCAAAGAAAACGATACCGCCTTCTTCGAAAAAGGGTTGGGTGAAGCCGATCCGGATCGGAAACAATGTTCCATAAACGATTTGATCTCCCTTTTTCAGCATCCCGCCGAATACCTGCTTCGCAACCGGCTCGGCATCTACCTGCGCGAGGAAGATATCATCACCGAAAATCGCGAGCCCTTTGAGCTCGATAAATTGGGACAGTACCAGGTGGGGCAGCAGCTGTTGCAGCGTTTTCTTAAAGAGCAGTCCCTCGAATCCTATGAACAGGTGATGCGCGCCCGCGATATGCTGCCCGAAGGGTGGACCGGCGAACAGGCCTTCCAGCAGAAAACCCGGGAGGTAGAAACCTTCGGTATGGAGATTCAGGAACGACTGGATGAGCAGCCGCTGCCCGATATCGAGGGAAGCCTGCAGATCAACGACTTTCGTATAACGGGCACCCTCAGCAATATCTACCGGGGCGGGCAGATGAACTACCGTTTTGGTAAAGCGCGTCCCAAAGACAAAGTGGGGTGGTGGATTCGTCACCTGCTGTTTCAGCAGCTGAAACCGGACGATCATCCCGGCAACAGCATGTTTTTCAGCTGGAATAAAGGATCATTTGAAGAACACCGGCTGCAAGCAGTAGATGACAGTCATAAAATTTTACAAGAGCTGTTGGACTTGTACTGGCAGGGACTTCAGCAGCCGCTACCGATCTTCTGTAAATCCTCTTACGCCTATGCCAAGGCCGTTTTACAGGATGATAAGGAAGAAGAGGAAGGCATCTCAAAAGCTATTAAAAAGTGGGAACCTATCGATACCCCCAGCTTTTATATGCCAGGGGAAGGGGACGATCCCTATAATAAACTGGTAACCGGCAGGGAGCATCCCTTTGATGAGCCAAGGTTCGCAGAATACAGTCGCAGCTTGTGGGCTCCTTACTTTGAAGCTTTAATACCGGGGGAGGGCTGA
- a CDS encoding ABC transporter ATP-binding protein yields MLKIKNIYFSYGEEQVLRDFSLELKAGNIHGILGANGAGKTTLFQIIYGLLTASKGKVIFPDKNFDASQIGYLETEPWFYPYMKGSEYIDLLSHGNLSFDVQLWNKIFKLPLNKLIDTYSTGMKKKLALLGIISQDKPVMLLDEPFNGLDLETVENLNLILKELKKENKIIVLTSHILEVLKINCDKISFLNKGTVRKTFSKPDFQDINRYIKSDITQHSESVIQSIFSQ; encoded by the coding sequence ATGTTAAAAATTAAAAACATCTACTTTTCATATGGAGAGGAACAAGTTTTACGTGATTTTTCTCTTGAGTTAAAGGCTGGTAATATTCATGGTATCTTAGGAGCCAATGGAGCCGGGAAGACCACACTTTTTCAAATAATTTATGGACTGCTCACAGCTTCGAAAGGAAAAGTTATTTTTCCAGATAAAAATTTTGATGCTTCACAAATAGGATATTTAGAGACCGAACCATGGTTTTATCCCTATATGAAAGGGTCTGAATACATTGATTTATTATCCCATGGAAATCTTTCATTTGATGTGCAGCTGTGGAATAAGATTTTTAAACTACCGCTAAATAAACTAATTGATACTTATTCCACTGGAATGAAAAAGAAGCTGGCTTTACTTGGTATCATATCTCAAGATAAACCTGTCATGCTTCTTGACGAACCTTTTAATGGTCTGGATCTTGAAACAGTTGAAAACTTAAACCTCATTTTGAAAGAGTTGAAAAAAGAGAATAAAATTATAGTCTTAACTTCTCACATCCTTGAGGTATTAAAAATTAACTGTGACAAAATTAGCTTCTTAAACAAAGGGACAGTGCGAAAGACATTTAGTAAGCCTGATTTTCAAGACATAAATAGATATATAAAATCAGATATAACTCAACACTCGGAATCAGTAATTCAGAGTATTTTTAGTCAATAA
- a CDS encoding IS110 family transposase, whose protein sequence is MTYVGIDLHANNMVNVALNGNGKVVREAKLPTSRRSLEDFFGDFEGPVRAVVECTSNWYWLSDWCRTNGVELTLAHAKMVKAISYAKVKTDTVDAKTLAELLRADLIPEAYQVTRDRRELRELTRGRLRMIQWRGKLQSALWGQAIKYNVQISGSQWRELGQLQQWLASRLPPAASLQAELMIEQMSQIQQHIHRIEQEIEKQVPFEAAAQRLMAVPGMGKVGAWTILAEIGDITRFPSAKQFVSYCRLVPGSKNSGGKSRHKSGNKDGNKYLRAAFGQAAVSAYTHYKVVKKFYQKIKRRSGRSVARAVVGKELAKGVWYMLTRNEEYNGFKGQPVRAASQTCWPQPINPNA, encoded by the coding sequence ATGACCTATGTAGGAATAGATCTTCACGCTAATAATATGGTAAATGTAGCACTTAACGGCAATGGGAAGGTGGTAAGGGAGGCAAAGCTGCCGACGTCCCGGCGATCACTGGAAGATTTTTTCGGCGACTTCGAGGGGCCCGTTAGGGCAGTGGTCGAATGTACGAGCAACTGGTACTGGCTCAGTGACTGGTGTCGGACGAACGGCGTCGAGTTGACGCTGGCCCATGCGAAGATGGTCAAGGCCATTAGTTACGCCAAGGTTAAAACCGACACCGTGGATGCGAAAACGTTAGCAGAACTGCTCCGGGCGGACCTTATCCCGGAGGCCTACCAGGTTACCCGCGACCGGCGGGAGCTTCGGGAGCTGACCCGCGGCCGCCTGCGCATGATCCAGTGGCGGGGGAAGCTGCAGTCTGCGTTGTGGGGTCAGGCTATCAAATACAACGTGCAGATAAGTGGAAGTCAGTGGCGAGAGCTTGGCCAATTGCAACAGTGGCTAGCCTCCCGATTGCCTCCGGCAGCTAGCTTGCAGGCCGAGCTGATGATCGAGCAAATGAGCCAGATACAACAGCATATCCATCGGATAGAACAGGAAATTGAGAAGCAGGTACCCTTTGAAGCAGCTGCCCAGCGTCTGATGGCCGTGCCCGGGATGGGCAAGGTAGGAGCATGGACAATCCTGGCCGAAATCGGGGACATCACCCGCTTTCCCAGTGCCAAACAGTTTGTCAGTTATTGTAGGCTAGTACCGGGTAGTAAAAACAGTGGAGGGAAGAGCAGACATAAATCAGGAAACAAGGATGGCAACAAGTACCTGCGAGCAGCTTTTGGGCAGGCCGCGGTCTCGGCCTATACCCATTACAAGGTTGTGAAGAAATTCTACCAAAAGATTAAACGCCGAAGCGGTCGCTCGGTAGCGCGAGCGGTGGTAGGAAAAGAGCTGGCCAAAGGCGTGTGGTATATGTTAACAAGAAACGAAGAGTATAACGGATTTAAGGGGCAGCCAGTAAGGGCTGCTTCCCAAACCTGCTGGCCCCAGCCTATAAACCCGAACGCCTAA
- a CDS encoding PD40 domain-containing protein, with the protein MLKYLLSLTFGIILLTNSFPSLAQEKPPEKIIYTTLRPANQDIYLLDNNGEKPSPLTDHLGLDYNPTFSPDGRWLVYTSERNGNTDLYALDLDNGGGPVRLTSNPAMDDAADISSDGERIVFVSTRDGNADIFMMPFTPGDLSSENKAENLTQSPLGEFRPAFSPDGSTIAYSSQLPFEDINVKNPFFKGPIQNNVTHIFLMNADGSNKRRIVGKTPFRLRAGHMISGSPTWSNDGESIYYHKVSMDSMSFGQNWSADIWRINANGSGPEPVVSLDSMALSPVVGPDDRIIFYRGPALPPREQVSYEHGKIYSVNPNGTNIHMEGADSQIKACLNPAVNFEGLIACHGPGPTDALKPKADGNPLLRPSTHGTVKLPDRNVELTGMHGYFPDFLPSDRIVYGESLPQTGYISKHGIPPIVTSHIDGTERQVVLDTDSLGAWATSTCKKDGRIAFNTGPSFAPVDAPVDIWTVDSDGTNFVNLTNDSTSNDAFPAWSSDCEHIIFRSGRDGNKEIYIMEDDGSNPRRLTEHPATDTAPDISPDGEWVVFATGREDLGAEDIDKLVPISRQGRGGGAGFRLYIQSVDGTEGRFLEPDLVGVPGRDMHPRFSPDGKWILFISGRSGIGDEQMLSNAPQAYGELWAIPIEGGDAVRLTNDKWEDGLARWGY; encoded by the coding sequence ATGTTAAAATATTTACTCTCACTGACCTTCGGAATCATCTTATTAACTAACTCTTTTCCATCGTTGGCCCAGGAAAAGCCGCCCGAAAAAATAATTTATACAACCTTACGACCGGCAAATCAGGACATCTATTTATTAGATAATAATGGTGAGAAGCCAAGCCCCCTGACTGACCATCTGGGTTTAGACTATAATCCCACCTTTTCTCCTGATGGACGATGGTTAGTCTACACCTCTGAAAGAAATGGAAATACTGATCTTTATGCGTTGGATTTAGATAACGGAGGTGGGCCGGTCCGCCTCACTAGCAACCCCGCAATGGACGACGCAGCAGATATTTCATCTGACGGGGAACGAATTGTATTTGTAAGTACCAGAGATGGTAACGCTGACATCTTTATGATGCCCTTCACACCGGGTGATCTGAGTTCGGAAAATAAGGCTGAAAATTTAACTCAAAGTCCGCTTGGTGAGTTTCGACCGGCATTCTCACCCGATGGATCGACTATTGCATACTCCAGTCAATTACCATTTGAAGACATCAATGTAAAAAATCCATTTTTCAAAGGACCCATTCAAAACAATGTCACTCATATTTTTTTGATGAATGCGGACGGTTCAAACAAACGACGCATCGTTGGAAAGACACCTTTTCGCTTACGCGCCGGACACATGATATCAGGCTCACCAACTTGGTCGAATGACGGAGAATCGATCTATTACCACAAAGTCTCTATGGACAGCATGTCATTCGGCCAAAATTGGTCTGCTGACATCTGGCGAATAAATGCAAATGGGTCAGGCCCAGAACCTGTGGTATCCCTGGATTCAATGGCTCTCTCTCCGGTTGTAGGACCTGATGATCGTATAATATTTTATAGAGGTCCTGCTCTTCCACCCCGAGAACAAGTATCTTATGAACATGGAAAAATTTATTCCGTTAACCCGAATGGAACGAATATTCATATGGAGGGTGCTGATAGTCAAATCAAAGCTTGTCTCAATCCAGCAGTTAATTTCGAGGGTTTGATTGCCTGTCATGGACCAGGGCCAACAGATGCGTTAAAACCTAAAGCCGATGGTAACCCGCTTTTGCGACCGAGTACTCATGGAACGGTAAAACTTCCGGATCGCAACGTCGAACTGACCGGCATGCATGGATATTTTCCCGATTTTCTCCCTAGCGATCGAATTGTATATGGAGAAAGCCTCCCCCAAACAGGCTATATCAGCAAACATGGTATTCCTCCAATTGTAACTTCGCACATTGACGGTACGGAACGCCAGGTTGTGCTGGATACCGATTCTCTTGGTGCCTGGGCTACATCTACCTGCAAGAAGGACGGTCGTATCGCCTTCAATACCGGTCCTTCTTTTGCCCCGGTGGATGCACCTGTTGATATTTGGACCGTCGATTCGGATGGCACGAACTTCGTGAATTTGACAAACGATTCTACATCCAACGATGCTTTTCCAGCCTGGTCTTCGGATTGCGAACATATCATTTTCCGTAGCGGCAGGGATGGGAATAAAGAAATTTATATTATGGAGGATGATGGCTCCAACCCTCGGAGGCTTACCGAACATCCGGCCACCGATACGGCACCTGATATTTCTCCTGACGGTGAGTGGGTTGTTTTCGCAACCGGCAGAGAGGATTTAGGTGCTGAAGATATTGATAAATTGGTTCCCATTTCACGCCAAGGGCGTGGTGGGGGCGCCGGCTTCCGTCTGTATATCCAAAGCGTTGACGGCACTGAAGGTCGTTTTCTGGAACCCGACCTGGTTGGCGTACCCGGACGAGATATGCATCCGCGTTTTTCTCCGGATGGGAAATGGATTCTTTTTATCTCAGGTCGAAGTGGGATCGGGGATGAACAAATGCTATCAAACGCTCCTCAAGCTTATGGAGAACTCTGGGCAATTCCGATAGAAGGAGGAGATGCTGTTCGCCTGACCAATGACAAATGGGAGGACGGGCTGGCAAGATGGGGTTATTAA